ATTATCCAGCAATACATAGAAAGGCTGGGCGTTAGCGCCAAACTTTACACGTTGCAGATAGCTCCATTTATCACCGACCGTACGCAAAGTGCGCTCTGTACCGTTTTCTACGATTTTCACAGGCTCGCTCAAAGGAGTTTTGTTATCTACATAAAGGGTAATCAATACATAGTCATTATTAATCAAATCGCTCACTTTCGGGTCAGTCCATACCGCTGCTTCCATCTTACGGCAGTTTACACAACCATATCCGGTGAAGTCAAGCATGACAGGTTTTCCATTCAGACGCGCATATTCCATGCCCAAATCATAGTCGTCGAATTTCGCATGTACGTCATTCTTATACAGGTTGAAGTCCTGCGTCTGCATAGGCGGAGCAAATGCACTTACCGCTTTCAACGGTGCTCCCCACAAACCGGGAACCATATAAACCGCAAATGCCAAAGAGACGAGCGCCATAAAGAAACGGGTAACTCCCACCTTATTATCATCGTCATCATGCGGAAACTTAATCTTACCCAACAGATAGAATCCGAGCAAAGCAAAAATAACAATCCATAAAGCAAGGAATGTTTCACGGTCAAGCAATCTCCAGCCATAAGCCAAATCGGCTACTGACAAGAATTTAAGCGCGAATGCCAGTTCGAGGAAACCTAATGTCACCTTAATCACATTCATCCATCCGCCTGATTTCGGCATAGACTTCAGCCATGACGGGAACAATGCGAACAGAGTGAACGGCAAAGCCAGTGCGATGGCAAACCCAAACATACCGATAGCTGGAGCAACGACACTTCCTGTTGTGGATACCTGTACAAGCAAGAAACCGATAATCGGACCTGTACAAGAGAAAGAAACCAGCGAAAGCGTGAAAGCCATCAGGAAAATACTCAATAAGCCGGTTGTAGATTCCGCTTTGCTATCCACTGCATTTCCCCACTTCGACGGAAGTCTGATTTCGAATGCTCCAAAGAACGAAGCTGCGAAAATCACCAGCATCAGGAAGAAGAGAATATTAAAGACTGCATTGGTAGACAACGCATTCAGTGCACTAGCGCCAAAAATCAATGTAATAGCCAGCCCCAATGCCACATAAATCACAACGATGGATGCTCCATACGTCCATGCGTCACGAATACCTTTCTTTTTATCCTTGCTGCGTTTCAGGAAGAAGCTGACCGTCATCGGGATAATCGGCCATACACAAGGAGTGAACAAAGCCAGCAATCCGCCAAGGAAACCTGTTATAAAAATATATATCCAGGACATATCTTTCTGACCATGTTCTTCGCCCAACGCTTGCAAATCGCTGATAACCGGCTTCCAAAGTTCACCGGATGCAACGGCAGGCTGAATATCCGTAGCCGCATCCACCGGAGTGGCGGGCACCAGTTCCATCATAGCAGCAGAATCTTTCACTTCGGTAGGAGCGG
This portion of the Bacteroides acidifaciens genome encodes:
- a CDS encoding protein-disulfide reductase DsbD family protein codes for the protein MKKLISFLLLSFVGYALQAQIKDPVKFKTELNTLSDTEAEIVFTATIDNGWHVYSTELGDGGPISATFNVDKKSGLELVGKLKPVGKEVATFDKLFEMKVRYFENTAKFIQKVKLTGGAYEIEGYLEYGACDDESCLPPTEVPFKFSGVAKAGNAPAAKTEQPAKTEPEKKEPEKKEPEKKELEKKEEPAPAPTEVKDSAAMMELVPATPVDAATDIQPAVASGELWKPVISDLQALGEEHGQKDMSWIYIFITGFLGGLLALFTPCVWPIIPMTVSFFLKRSKDKKKGIRDAWTYGASIVVIYVALGLAITLIFGASALNALSTNAVFNILFFLMLVIFAASFFGAFEIRLPSKWGNAVDSKAESTTGLLSIFLMAFTLSLVSFSCTGPIIGFLLVQVSTTGSVVAPAIGMFGFAIALALPFTLFALFPSWLKSMPKSGGWMNVIKVTLGFLELAFALKFLSVADLAYGWRLLDRETFLALWIVIFALLGFYLLGKIKFPHDDDDNKVGVTRFFMALVSLAFAVYMVPGLWGAPLKAVSAFAPPMQTQDFNLYKNDVHAKFDDYDLGMEYARLNGKPVMLDFTGYGCVNCRKMEAAVWTDPKVSDLINNDYVLITLYVDNKTPLSEPVKIVENGTERTLRTVGDKWSYLQRVKFGANAQPFYVLLDNQGKPVNKSYAYNEDIPKYIEFLQTGLENYKKAK